The following proteins are encoded in a genomic region of Mycolicibacterium rutilum:
- a CDS encoding macrolide-binding ATPase MABP-1, with protein MDDGLVSEIKRGSAARNAKLAGLGAGMAGRAALGFGKRLTGKSKDEVNAELMDKAAQQLFQVLGELKGGAMKVGQALSVMEAAIPEQYGKPYREALTKLQREAPPLPAPKVHRVLDQQLGTKWRERFTSFEDKPVASASIGQVHKAVWSDGRVVAVKIQYPGADEALRADLKTMQRMVGVLKQLSPGADVQGVVDELIERTEMELDYRLEADNQRAFAKAYDGHPRFAVPRIVASAPKVVIQEWIEGVPMSEIIRDGTQEQRDLMGARLFELTYDAPRRLEMMHGDAHPGNFMLLADGRMGVIDFGAVAPLPGGIPIEIGLATRYALNDDYDNLLTAMQKIGFVQKGEQVSKREMDDIMRQYVEPLEVEVFHYSRKWLQRITAANMKPDRAAGQIKAARQMDVPAKLAIPLRVIASNVAIACQLDAHIPARQLATELVPGFADAA; from the coding sequence ATGGATGATGGTCTGGTGAGTGAGATCAAGCGGGGCAGCGCTGCGCGGAACGCCAAGTTGGCCGGCCTCGGCGCCGGGATGGCAGGGCGGGCCGCGCTGGGCTTCGGCAAACGGCTGACCGGCAAGTCGAAAGACGAGGTCAACGCCGAGCTGATGGACAAGGCCGCCCAGCAGTTGTTCCAGGTGCTCGGTGAGCTCAAGGGCGGCGCGATGAAGGTCGGCCAGGCGCTGTCGGTGATGGAGGCCGCCATCCCCGAGCAGTACGGCAAGCCGTACCGCGAGGCGCTGACCAAACTGCAGCGCGAGGCTCCGCCGCTGCCCGCCCCGAAGGTGCACCGGGTGCTCGACCAGCAGCTCGGCACGAAGTGGCGCGAACGGTTCACGTCGTTCGAGGACAAGCCGGTGGCCTCGGCCAGCATCGGACAGGTGCACAAGGCGGTCTGGTCCGACGGCCGCGTCGTCGCGGTGAAGATCCAGTACCCCGGCGCCGACGAGGCGCTGCGCGCCGACCTCAAGACGATGCAGCGCATGGTCGGGGTGCTCAAGCAGCTCTCCCCCGGCGCCGACGTGCAGGGCGTCGTCGACGAACTCATCGAACGCACCGAGATGGAGCTGGACTACCGGCTCGAGGCCGACAACCAGCGGGCGTTCGCCAAGGCCTACGACGGGCACCCGCGGTTCGCGGTGCCGCGCATCGTCGCCAGCGCGCCCAAGGTCGTGATCCAGGAGTGGATCGAGGGTGTGCCGATGTCGGAGATCATCCGCGACGGCACCCAGGAACAGCGAGACCTGATGGGCGCCAGGCTTTTCGAATTGACCTACGACGCGCCGCGCCGGCTGGAGATGATGCACGGCGACGCGCACCCCGGCAACTTCATGCTGCTGGCCGACGGCCGGATGGGCGTCATCGACTTCGGCGCGGTGGCGCCGCTGCCCGGCGGCATTCCGATCGAGATCGGGTTGGCGACGCGGTACGCGCTCAACGACGACTACGACAACCTGCTGACCGCGATGCAGAAGATCGGGTTCGTCCAGAAGGGCGAGCAGGTGTCCAAGCGCGAGATGGACGACATCATGCGGCAATACGTGGAGCCGCTGGAGGTCGAGGTGTTCCACTACTCGCGCAAGTGGCTGCAGCGGATCACCGCGGCGAACATGAAACCGGACCGCGCGGCCGGCCAGATCAAGGCGGCGCGGCAGATGGACGTGCCGGCCAAGCTCGCGATCCCGCTGCGGGTGATCGCCTCCAACGTGGCGATCGCATGTCAGCTCGACGCGCACATCCCGGCACGGCAGCTGGCGACGGAGCTGGTGCCGGGGTTCGCCGACGCGGCCTAG
- a CDS encoding WhiB family transcriptional regulator, translating to MSTAMSAPTKSGLSRTCREKTKLAVPCHRNDPDLWFAESPAELERAKALCTTCPIRRECLAAALERQEPWGVWGGEILERGEVIARKRPRGRPRKNTAGAAA from the coding sequence ATGTCAACTGCGATGAGCGCTCCAACCAAGAGCGGCCTATCGAGGACATGCCGGGAGAAGACGAAGCTGGCGGTGCCGTGTCACAGAAACGATCCCGATCTGTGGTTCGCCGAGAGCCCCGCCGAACTCGAACGCGCCAAGGCGTTGTGCACGACCTGCCCGATCCGGCGCGAGTGCCTGGCCGCCGCGCTGGAAAGGCAAGAGCCGTGGGGTGTTTGGGGCGGTGAGATCCTCGAGCGCGGCGAGGTCATCGCCCGCAAGAGGCCGCGCGGCAGGCCCCGCAAGAACACTGCGGGTGCAGCCGCCTAG
- a CDS encoding ATP-dependent DNA helicase UvrD2, whose translation MSVDAVSARTPTVEDLDEEQREAVLAPRGPVCVLAGAGTGKTRTITRRIAHLVAGGHVAPGQVLAVTFTSRAAGEMRARLRALDAAAGGVGTSSVQAMTFHAAARRQLAYFWPRVVGNTTWELLDTKFSVVAQAANRVKVSTATDDVRDLAGEIEWAKASLISPEAYPDAVAQASRDIPFDAAKVAAVYAGYEALKARRDGTTLLDFDDLLLHTAAAIETDAAVAQEFRDRYRCFVVDEYQDVTPLQQRVLDAWLGDRDDLTVVGDANQTIYSFTGATPRYLLDFSRRFPDAAVVRLERDYRSTPQVVSLANRVIAGARGRMAGSRLHLVGQRPPGPAPTFAEHPDEVAEAAAVAKNIKRLIESGTEPAEIAVLYRINAQSEVYEEALTEAGVPFQVRGGEGFFSRQEIRQSLVALQRAAEREPDGPLPEVVRAVLEPLGLTAEPPTGTKARERWEALTALAELVDEEVALRPALDLRALLTELRQRADARHPPTVQGVTLASLHAAKGLEWDAVFLVGLADGTLPISHALSHGPDSEAVEEERRLLYVGITRARVHLALSWALARTPGGRQSRKPSRFLNGIAPQSSNAGDTPARPRRPRGAPPRCRVCNAVLRAPPAIMLRRCESCPSDIDEQLLSDLKDWRLRTSKEMSVPAYVVFTDNTLIAIAETLPTDDAALVAIPGIGARKLEQFGADVLELVKGRQSR comes from the coding sequence ATGTCCGTAGATGCCGTCTCGGCGCGCACCCCCACGGTCGAGGACCTCGACGAGGAGCAGCGCGAGGCGGTGCTGGCCCCGCGCGGGCCGGTATGCGTGCTGGCCGGCGCGGGCACCGGTAAGACCCGCACCATCACCCGCCGCATCGCGCACCTGGTGGCCGGCGGTCACGTCGCGCCCGGCCAGGTGCTCGCGGTGACGTTCACCTCGCGTGCGGCGGGGGAGATGCGGGCGCGGTTGCGTGCGCTCGACGCCGCCGCCGGGGGTGTCGGCACGTCCTCGGTGCAGGCGATGACGTTTCACGCCGCCGCGCGCCGCCAACTGGCGTACTTCTGGCCGCGTGTGGTCGGCAACACCACCTGGGAACTGCTCGACACCAAGTTCTCGGTGGTCGCGCAGGCCGCCAACCGGGTCAAGGTGTCGACGGCCACCGACGACGTGCGTGACCTCGCCGGCGAGATCGAATGGGCCAAGGCGTCGCTGATCAGTCCCGAGGCCTATCCCGATGCCGTGGCCCAGGCCAGCCGCGACATCCCGTTCGACGCGGCGAAGGTGGCCGCGGTCTACGCCGGCTACGAGGCGCTCAAGGCCCGCCGCGACGGCACCACGCTGCTGGACTTCGACGACCTGCTGCTGCACACCGCCGCCGCGATCGAGACCGACGCCGCGGTCGCCCAGGAGTTCCGCGACCGGTACCGCTGTTTCGTCGTCGACGAGTATCAGGACGTCACCCCGCTGCAGCAGCGGGTGCTCGACGCCTGGCTCGGTGACCGCGACGACCTGACCGTCGTCGGCGACGCGAACCAGACCATCTATTCGTTCACCGGCGCCACCCCGCGCTATCTTCTCGACTTCTCCCGGCGGTTCCCCGACGCCGCCGTCGTGCGACTCGAACGCGACTACCGGTCCACCCCGCAGGTCGTGTCGCTGGCCAACCGGGTCATCGCCGGGGCCCGCGGCCGGATGGCGGGCAGCCGGCTGCATCTGGTCGGGCAGCGTCCGCCCGGGCCGGCGCCGACTTTCGCCGAGCATCCTGACGAGGTCGCCGAGGCCGCCGCGGTGGCCAAGAACATCAAGCGGCTCATCGAGTCCGGTACCGAACCGGCGGAGATCGCGGTGCTGTACCGGATCAACGCGCAGTCGGAGGTCTACGAGGAGGCGCTCACCGAGGCGGGCGTCCCGTTCCAGGTCCGCGGCGGCGAGGGGTTCTTCAGCCGCCAGGAGATCCGCCAGTCGCTGGTGGCGCTGCAGCGCGCCGCTGAAAGAGAACCCGACGGCCCACTGCCCGAGGTGGTGCGCGCCGTGCTCGAACCGCTCGGCCTGACCGCCGAACCGCCCACCGGCACCAAGGCGCGCGAGCGGTGGGAAGCGTTGACCGCGTTGGCCGAACTGGTCGACGAGGAGGTCGCGCTGCGGCCCGCGCTGGACCTGCGCGCACTGCTGACCGAACTGCGCCAGCGCGCCGACGCGCGGCACCCCCCGACCGTGCAGGGCGTCACCCTGGCGTCGCTGCACGCCGCCAAGGGGCTGGAGTGGGACGCGGTGTTCCTCGTCGGGCTGGCCGACGGCACCCTGCCGATCTCGCACGCGCTCTCCCACGGCCCCGACAGCGAAGCCGTGGAGGAGGAACGCCGCCTCCTGTACGTCGGAATCACAAGGGCCAGAGTGCATTTGGCGTTGAGCTGGGCGCTGGCCCGGACGCCGGGTGGCCGGCAGAGCCGCAAACCGTCGCGGTTCCTCAACGGCATCGCGCCGCAGTCGTCGAACGCCGGTGACACCCCCGCCAGGCCGCGCCGCCCGCGCGGCGCGCCCCCGCGCTGCCGGGTCTGCAACGCCGTGCTCAGGGCGCCGCCCGCAATCATGTTGCGCCGCTGCGAAAGCTGCCCCTCCGACATCGACGAGCAGCTGCTCAGCGACCTCAAGGACTGGCGGTTGCGCACCTCCAAGGAGATGAGCGTGCCGGCCTACGTGGTGTTCACCGACAACACGCTGATCGCGATCGCCGAAACGCTGCCCACCGACGACGCCGCACTGGTCGCGATCCCGGGCATCGGCGCGCGCAAGCTCGAGCAGTTCGGCGCCGACGTGCTCGAACTGGTGAAGGGCCGTCAGAGCCGGTGA
- a CDS encoding mycoredoxin: MSAAQTSVTMYTTTWCGYCVRLKKALQAEGITFTEVDIEKDPAAAEFVASANGGNQTVPTLKFPDGSTLTNPTPREVKAKLGA; this comes from the coding sequence ATGAGCGCTGCACAGACCTCCGTGACCATGTACACCACCACGTGGTGTGGCTACTGCGTCCGCCTGAAGAAGGCGCTGCAGGCCGAGGGCATCACGTTCACCGAGGTCGACATCGAGAAGGATCCGGCCGCCGCGGAGTTCGTCGCCTCGGCCAACGGCGGCAACCAGACGGTGCCGACGCTGAAGTTCCCGGACGGGTCGACGCTGACGAACCCGACCCCGCGCGAAGTGAAGGCCAAGCTCGGCGCCTGA